ACTACCCTCTTTTATCTGTTGCTTTTGTCTCAAAGCCTTTTTCTTCACCAAATACCCTTTCTTTGTTTGTGCCCTTTCACCTATTTCCGTTCCCTCACTTTGACATATATTCTTTATGTATGCTTCTTCCAAGTTTTATAGTCTTGTACGATTTCATTTCCTAGATTTGAGATTGTCCAATTTCCAGGCCCATTGGTGGCTACATTATGAGGATGGTGCGTTCCAAGTTGCCATTATAGCATCTGTAGAATTGGAAAACCCTGTTCAATAGTGGGGAAAACCTACTTATTGATATAGTTATTTAAGTACATAAATGAATAACTTGCCTATATCTACTGTAGTTTGGTCAAAATTGTTAGTAAATTTTCACTCTCATTCATAGCATGATAAGCTGGACTTCCTTTTTGACTTCTGAAACCTGGAAACTCATACAATCCACATGAAAGCTTTCTGTATATCTTACATTATTCTTCTTGTTGAACCAATCAATGCAGACAAGTGTGATCAGATATTGTTGTTGATGAGCTAAGTAGTTCGGGAATCGGGACTTTGCACCGGGTACAATCGGACGTTTTTGGCACCTTTTAGGACAAAAATATCAAGAAACTGCAGGAACTTACTTACATTATCTCAAAGTTCAGCTATTTCAGATAAACAATTTTACCCTTGAATTTGAAGGTAAGGATAACCCTCGTActgccttcttcttcttcatcttcgtCCAAGTACATCTGCAGTTTCCTTCACCATCATCAGTCCTATTGTATCATTCATGCTTTTGCTATTTTCTTCAGACTTAGAAATTAATCTGTATTATATAAGAAGAGGAGAAAGAAAGCTAGCTATAATGTACACTGTTTTGGTCTCATTGTATTCCTTTTCTTATTATCAATCTTTGTCATACATATTTAGTATTTGACCTAATTGTGCTAATCTTGACAAGTTCACTTAAAAAGAGCAAGAAAATTTGATTAAAAGTTGACCAGTTAGGGATGATGTAATGTAAACTTTTGATCACTTTTATCATATCTATATATGAAAATGAAATTGGATAAGAACAAAATCCAAATAAACAACACGGTTTTTAGTAGATAATCCAAATAAATGGTTTTTGTctcttgtttatttattttattatttattattacttttcatcATTTTGGGTAAAGATGAAGTGAAATggtcaaaaaaaattgaacaaaaaaaatagactTGCGTGCCCATATTTTGTTCTCAGCCTGAAAAAACTCGTTCATCATATCTTTGAGGGGTCCCAAAAATCAAAAGTCCACAGAATTAAAAGCCAAACCAAAGTACTTATTTGGGGCAAAATTTTGCAATTTAATTATAACAATGAAATTCGTGGTaaagaaattaatatatatatttcttaataATGAAGTATTTATTttctactaatttttttttcttgatataATCAAAATGGGATATTTTAAATGATTTGATAAAGGAAACCGAGGGTAAGTTTggaatataatttatttgaaCTGTGGCAAGTTTGGaatttaaaatgatataaattccAAGTGGGAAAGGCTTGGTGGGCAAGTAAAGAATGAAACTGGTAGAATTTGCGGCTGCAgtgaaaacaataaataaaaaaatataagagaaaaaaacaagaaaaagagagaagagcATTAAATATTGAGAGTAGCTCATCAAAtacatcatcatcattatacgcttctcttttcctttcttcttccttaagactGTTCATATTTCGTTTATCAAAACAAAAGACAGTTCATATTTCAGCTTTGTTTATTTGTGGTAAATAACACTAATCAAAAAAACTATTCTTTACccttcatataaaaaaaaattattctttaaACCCTTTTATCATTCATATATAAATCTGTATTAAACCCTTTTGAGAAAAAAGgcaaaagaagaaaaacaaacaagGGTTTATTTCCTAAAACCCCAGAATATAAAACACTATTGAATATGGCGAGTGAGGTTTCTGACAAGTAAGTTGATGGTAATATCTTATAGCTTTTTCCTTACAatggttttgtttttctttctatttttgtttctttctcTAGTTCATGTTGAGGTTGAAAATGTTAGTGTTTGATTTCAGGAACAAAAAGCTTAGGAAGAGAAGAAATGGAAGTGAATCAATAGCTGATACACTAGCAAAATGGAAGAACTACAATGATCAACTTTCTTCTATAGAAAATGGAAAAGGGTACCTTAAAACACCTGCCAAAGGCTCCAAAAAGGGTTGTATGCGTGGAAAAGGAGGACCTGAAAACTCTGATTTTTACTTCAGGGGAGTTAGACAAAGAACTTGGGGAAAATGGGTTGCTGAAATCAGAGAACCCCATAATGGAGTTTCTAGTAATAAGAAAGGAAGCAGGCTTTGGCTCGGTACATTTGCCACTGCCATTGAAGCTGCTACAGCTTATGATGAGGCTGCCAAAGCCATGTATGGTCCAGTGGCACTACTTAACTTCCCCGAAAACATGGCTGCAGATTCTACCGAGCAGGCCACCAAGATAGAAGAAACAGAAGAAGATGAGGAGCTAGACTTAGATATTAAGCATAATTATGATTATGCAGAAGCTGATTTTGTGAAGGGATCAGTAGAAAAACAAGACTGTTTTCGGGGTTTTTCTCAAGCTGCACAAAATTCATGTACTAGTACTAAGACTGTGAATGAAGATATGGAGATAGATGTTAAAGATATTATTACAAGCAATGAACATAGTAATACTGGTCTTTACTCAGCTAGAGATTGTGAACTAGCTAATGATGTTAGAATGGTTGAgagacttgaaaatttttcGGGCTCTGCTGCCGGTTCATCAAGAAGAGATAATTACTTACAAACTAGGGGAACTACTGAAACATTGGCTAGAGAACCTGAACTCTATAGGAGCTTAGATCAGATGGAGGAAACACAACTGATACCGAGCTATGATTTCGATTTCTTGACTCCAGATTATGATTTCGGTTTAGCAGAAGAACAAGAGAAACTTCATTTATGGTTCCCTTAGCTATTCATAGGCTGAGCTGAGAGGCCAACAGCCTGAATTTAATCAATGATCCCTATGTTGGTGAAGAATTTTGGTGAAGATGCTTTTATTGTTTCTTGTTTCCCAAGCTACATGTCATTGTACATTCATGATGATAAGTATTAAGTCTTCATTTCTTTTTGGTTGTTGTTTATGGTATAAGAATTTAGGAATAGCTAGAAGTTGCAGAGATTTTGGCacaaaaaaaaagggtaaatatAGTTTTAGGGTAGTATAGTAAAAGAAATTCTTTACAAAAGCATTACATTTGGTAGTGATTTGAAActtgtttgattattttattattgatagatgtttttattttactattattgcTATTATTCTTCACATTTGGTTCCCACTGTCCCTgtctaaaaaatacaaaatagaaGTTCTTTACAAAATCTGACTAGAGAAAGTtgatttgtttttgaaaattgtaaatTGGAAGCATGTATTGACTCCCCAAAAGAAAGTGTAAATACTTGGATGTAAAGCAAAGGAGTATTAGCACTATGAAATTGAATTATGAAAATGTGAATAAGTAGGTCTTAAAGATATAAAGAAAtactataatttatataaattaattttattcccAGAATTTTTTTCACTGCCTAGCAGtttcacttttttttcttttttttttttgataattagtGACAAAACTCCCCAACCCCTTAATTTTCTTGTGTGGTAATACTCTTACTTTTGCTGACAAATTTGAAGAGAGGAGTTAAAGTTTACTCTTAAATGCCAATTGAATTATTACTGTGTGCAATACATGTTGCATGTTTTTATTGGATTTGAAGATTTAATGTCACCTTTACACAGGTATTCACAGCGGCAATCTCAGTTAGTATTTAACTGACACCTTACATTTGTAAATAAAAGTAAACTTAAGAGGGTATTGCTACCAAAAATAAAGATCAAAAGGTAAGTGTATGAAATtaaaacaaatgaaaatttCGCCACTAATTACCCTATTTTTTATTCTCTCCTTTACAAGAGCGTGTAGCTATTTACAGTCAATAAATGGCAGTTCTATTACAAGTACCTCTTAGGTATATGATCTATGTGAAGCTACTGCTAAagagaacataaaaataatatgtacACCAATAGTGAAAAAAGAATCAAGAACCTGGCAAGGAATACAAACCAAGTTGTTCTTGAATCTCCTCAATTGACCCATTGTGCAACTAAATGAATGGTTGGTTAGAACCTCACTAAAAGCAAATCCAATTCATCTGGATGACAAAAGAATTGGGTCTTTGAGCACACCATGATGCAATGCAACTCGTGTAACAGTGTGAAAGCTAAGGCTGCTTGTTGGTCCgagtgtaaaataaattatacgTCTCGTCGCAATTCCTACAACTTCAACACAAGAATCAGAGAATTCCACCACATCTCATTCACTTTCCAATTCTGGTGTGTCCCATATCCTTTCCCAAGGTCCACTTTTCGTGCTCAACCTGAATGGCAGAGCATTAGTCATGATCAAAATGTTCAAGGTTACAGCAGATTGGCATTTTGATTGGACAGTTCCTGGTGTGTAAAATTTGAGAGGCTAGTTATTGACTTATGGCCACAAAACTAACTTAAGTTctaggctaattaagatttttgcttcccgaactttgatatatactaaatcataccCTCTGAACTTTTAAAGTCGTTACAAATTTCTCCTGAATTAttgaaatttagaatttaaggacttttgtccaattttagtaaaaaaagtctAATATGAATCGAAATTCAGAAagtatgatttggtacatgtcaaaatttgagggccatgatttggtagatatcaaagttaaAAGAGTATAATTTAGTACACGGACAATCAccgaattagtaaaattgaatgaaattggacaaaagtccttaaattcaatAATCTAAATAGTTCAGGAGAAAATTTTAACAGTCAGGAAAGTTCAAAgagtatgatttggtacatgtcaaagttcaggagaaaaaaatctaattagcCTAAGTTCTATATCATGGCACTGTTAAGCATGAAAATTATTGTGGTCTAAAATCTATGAGAGAGGAGTAAAACCTGTTCTTGTTTAGTTTAGTTGCATATTAAAGCAGTTCCAAAAGACAAATCGTATAGAGCTAAAAGGATACCACAAATCTAAATTACCTCCAAATTCCAGCTCCTACACGCAATGTCATGAAGAGAAACAACCCAGCCCAGATTCCAGCTAGACCAAATGCAGGAGCAGCAGCCAGAATGAAGACAGAAGAAATAAGTCCAGCAAACAcctaaacaacaaaaaaaaaaattgatgaggGAAAAGTACGTATCATACTAAATGATTAACGGTTCCCCATAAGATTAGCTACTTACCATGGAATATGCAGCATATGCAAAGTCTGAAACTCCATAATAGAGTCCATCAATAACAAATGCCAATGCATTCATTGGTTGGGATGCAGCAACGAACTGAAAATAATCATATATGCCAAGGAGTATAAGGTCCAGAAGTCATAAAAAAGCAAGTACGGTGGGAATAATAAAGACTCAACTATTTTGATACTCGTCTAAATCATGATCATAAGATACCCATTTGCAAGCATATTACAAAGATAGTTTTCTGCCTCCAGTATATAATCACTAGCCCCCTACTTATCTCAAAACTCAATCATTCTGATGTTGCTAAAGGGTGCGCTAGTAACTCCAGTAATATAGCTCTACTTCTTATATTAATCAAGGTCACTTTGTGTATCCCTTTCTACTATTTTAGTGGTTTATAGCTTATTTTGCAACTCAACTTTTCCATTTAAACTACTATTATACTAGGAAAAGAATGTCCAAGAGCCATAAAAAAAGTAGATGTCCCGAGAGGAAAGAATGTTCTTTGCTATGTACtttggtttataataaattatcacGAACTCCCTAGCATATAAACTGAGTTTAGGGATGTCATTCTCGGTTCTGCCATAATTGACCAGACCTCCACTATTTGGTATGCCTAATAATTCCTAAAAATTTCTTCTACTATTGGCATATAGAAATTTCTAGGAACTTCATAgagtaataaaattaaacaaccgAATGTcccagattatatatataatatatatgttagcaCATTGGTGAAGACCTTTCCTTAAGCATTTATAGGACAAGGGGAGGGGCATTGgctcataaaataaaaatgattatcTATACAATATGAAATTGTGAAATCAACCATGTTATTGTGCAATTTGTTCAGGATTATTACTTGGCTCCCTCTGAAATTTGTTTCACATGTGCCGCTGGCCTTAAGTATACCTATTAGATCTCTAATTATGATTCTTATCGTGAAAGATGAAAATGCATAAGCTAGCTATGCAACTATTAAATTGCTCAAACATATTCTTTCCCTTACCAGTGAACCAGACAAGGCAACATCCAAAACTTCTGAATCTGTGGTGAATAAGCTAGAAAAAGCACCAAACCCAAGAAATAATATAATGGCCAGGCCTGTTCCCATCACTAAGCCTATCTGCTCCAATTCAAATCATGGTAACGTTGATGTTTTAGGTcagccaagaaaaaaaaatcccatGTAGAAAGGAGGAAGTAGATCAGATTGCAAAAAGAAATTGTGGAATCTGTTAACCTGGAGAATGCTGTAAATCACCCGGCGGGATTGTTCATAATTTCTTTCAGAATAACCACTTGCAAGAAGCGTCTGAGAAAAACACCATGCAGCAATTAGAATTTGCAAACTTACAACCTTGATTAGAATTTGAAATGCTTCTGACAGTCTACCATTCATCGAATATTACAGTCTTTCCACTTAGATATTATGTGCCAGAAAAAGCTTACTTCTCTCCCAATAAAGTCTCATTGTAAACTCAAAGCTCTTGTTTAGTTGCTTATTTTATAActgctaggatattttttagaaattttttaacTTGCTCTCAagaatttaataagaatttttttCTCTAGTTGATATGTGTTATAATAACTATCTTCAGGGTAGAAAATACAACACCTGACCAGCAAGTGCCAAAGCATCGGTAAGCAGAGATATTGCCAACCAAACTTCAGTGCATATTTGGTAGCCAGCCATATTTATGGGACCTTCTCGGGCTGCCATGGATGTAGCTAGTGTTATAGGCGTAAGCACTGCTATGGTTCTACCAACAAGAAGACCGCCTGCAGAAAACAATAAACGAATCTATAAGTTATCAAGAAAATGCATGTGTAACAAACACTTTTGTATAGGTAGGCACTGAATCATCAATAAGATTCTTTTCTGGACCATTATCATAAgaaaatatgatttatttaagTACACTAGTCCAAGTGTCAAAGTGATCAAATCCCCATTTCTTGTAACATATAAGTCTACATTGAACATTCTCATGACATTCTAAATCGTAATTATACATTCTCTTTGATCTGTTTAGACATAGTCCCATACTCTCAATTCAATTAATTCAGTAAATATTGAAATAATCCTTCGTGTGATCAGATCTACAATTTATATGGTCATTGACATAATCTCTACTGTATGCATTGGTATGACCAAAAAGTAACTGAAACTATTTTTTCAACCCCATGAGACAGTATTTAACCTCCGCCTGAAGATATAAAATAGACATTTGTGAGAAGATGCAAAGGTCTATAACGGTCTACTTCATATTTACATACAATTTTTACATATACATGTACATATGTTGTATATCATATAATTGAGCTGGTTTTGCGTCATCAACGAATAAACTTTTTACCCAATCTAGATTCAGAAGAACAGTCAAATCCTTATATTCAAGAATATCAGCTGTCACATAAGTGAACACTAAACTGTTCCATTCTAGCTcgttctatttttaaaattgaaaggaGACttgtatttataaataaaaagacaagtTATAGATAATGACAAGGAAATCATCCTTACATTCTAGCTCAGTAATCATCAATCATTACATTTATGAAGTTAATGAGGGGATAATTTTCTTCCACAAACACAACCCCTTTGTCCTTCAGTCGTTTAAAATTTTCACTGTACCTTTTCCTTGTATAATTTTCATACCACAAGTACCGTTTTTTATTAGATGAAAAACAATATAAACCACGCATATGTAGGTGGCAAATAACATACCAGATGTGAGATACTTGAAAATTCTTCTCCCATCGATGTTAGCAGGGATTAACAACATTTCTCCACTCAATTTCCAGAGAAGAATAAAAGCAATCAAATATCTGGTGAAAAACACATGAAAGTGTCTCAGGAAAAAAAGGCATAACAATTTGAAGACAGAGATCAAGTTAAAATTATGTTAATTAAATAAAGTTTACCACATCACTTGACGTACTCAGAAATCACAGTAGAAATTGCTGCACCCTCAATCCCTAGTCCAAAACTGAAGATCAAAATTGGATCCAATATAGCATTAAGCAGGTTGCCAGCAACTGATATTCCAGAAAAAACACGTGTCACTGACATGATTAATCTATACTTCTGAAAAGAAATGTCAATGCAGAACCAAAATAATAGAAGAACAAGAGTAAAAGGAGATAATAAATGAGGATTTCTGGTCTTAAACaattccaaaactcaaaccaaTTAAAATACGGCATATTTAGTAGGTAGTCTAAAAAATGCTAATTTATGCtacaaattaaacaaaaactaaaaatgaATAATACTACTCTGAAAACAGAAACTGGACAAAAGAAGACACAATGCCTAAGTAATGCTCCATAAACATGAGTCTGTCCTTAGGCTATCACTACAAACACCATCAACTGTGTGATCTATATCGCTAtttcttttataatatatttccaGAATGCTTTGAAATATTAATTTCTCAACAAGAACTATTCGTTGGCTAAACACAACTGGAAGGAAATAATTTGCAATGCGTAATTTACAACTTCACGTTCAAAATTGGACAGAAACTTTAGGATCCATGTAGGTGGCTAACAGTAAAGTTCAGTGACATTGAAAATCTACAGTTATATTGTTGGAATTCCCAACCACATAAGCATAGGAGGAGGTGCAGAAACACTTGCCTATTGCATAAAGAGGAGTCTTGGTATCCTTAAATCCACGAAATGTGCCTTGTGCAGCAAGTGCAATTACAATTGGTGGAGCACCAAAGGCTCTTAAGGTAAGAAACTTTTGAGCAGGTATCCACATTGGTGAATCCTATATtcaaacacacaaaaaaaactCCTTATAATGGAATACATACCATTAAATGAATCAACattcaaaaatgaaaatgaaaatacaaGCATACAAAACTAAAAGCTACAGTTGCTTTCCATAAGAAAATAGTTCAAGTTTAAGTGAACTTGTAAAACGGCTAAGTTTGACATACAACTGGTACACCCATGATATTCATAATGAAGCCCGACCCAAGGAAGAGAGCGACAGCTTCAGCAATGCCAATAATAGCAGCTAGTGATAACGAAGTTGATACTGATGGAAGGTATGTCTTGCTCTGGCGTTCGCCCTGGAAATCTTTCACAACCATAAACCAAATCAACCATCAACAACACTACTGCCGACTCAAACAGAGAACACACTAAAGTGTCACAAAGTCCCTAGATTTCATTACCATAACCAATTTGGGATAAATTTTCATTGCTCTTGTTAGCAGATGCCTGCTCTTCAGCAACGAAAGATGTTGTGACATTGAGCAACGGAACATTAAAGAACTTAGCAATTACATTGAACACCGTAACAGACACCCCAACCGCAGCCAATTCAGCAGACCCTAAGACAGTAATAGTTaacaaaacaagaaaattaacacaTAATTCGCTAAAGCacgctagtatatatatagctatacCATGATCCATACCTATATGGCCAACAAATCCTGTATCAACCAACGATGTAATGGGATCAGCAGCAAGAGCCAAAGCAGCAGGCAAAGCAATTGACATTATCTCCGGAAAGAGTCCCTCAAACTTAAAAATCCCATCACTGTAAGCACAGCACACAAAAAATGAGTTCTTTGAATAGCTCAATACATGAAAATGAGAGTTTTTTAAGAGAAAGCAAACCTGAAACGACGAAGGCTAGAAAAACCGGAATCGGAAATCGACAGTCGAGGCGGCGTGTCATCCCCGGGAGTGATTTCGAGTTCAGGCTCTTTCGAAGTGGTCGAGTTCTTCTGAGGCGATGATTTGAGCAGCGAACGATTCCGGAAACGAACTGAGCAGATAGGGTTTCGGACAATGGATTGGGATTTGGAAAGTGGATTGGTTTTGTGAGTGTGTACTGTGTGTAAACAAAGGAGTTTCTGGGAGAAATTCAACGCCATTGTTGAATTTTCTCCGAGAAAAAATAtgataagaaaatattaaaggCAGTGAATCTGTTTGGTAACTGAGAAAGTGAAGAGAAAATGTAAGAAAAGAATCTTAGATGAATCTATAAGCGTGTGGCAacgataattttttaatttattaattattaattttgatatccTAACGAATTTAACGGTTTAGATTTCGCGGAACTCGAAATATCTCATATTGGGCCTAAAGATTAGTCTTAATGGGCCCTTAAAAAATgtagaattttgggatttttttcattattaccaaaaaaagataataaagtTCACAAAATGCGAatctataatattattttacatttttacagattttattattttatttgtttacaaaaatatggaggTTGTTTTCACAAGAACATTATATAATGTTGTTTACACATTGTGTTCATGTTGTTGctacattatattatattgcTATTACATTGTTTTTCCgtaaaaaatgtaattaaaaaaatcgtaaaaagaTAAGTCATATtccgtaaaaaaaattaaaaaagaaaatctagaattttatgtgaaaattaataaaatgggACTGTTTATGATATTAAAGACAtcaatataaaaagaaaaaataatacatgAGCGTCTGCCATCTTTTGCTCTAAGGCAGTTATTTTTCCTTTATGGTTTTTTCACTTTTTTCCTGCTTTTTTCTGCAATTTGCAACGATTAGAAACTGTCTTCTTCCTCAAACAACTTTGTATTTTGTTGTCTTGCTTAGTCATGGATCCATTAACCAGTAAGATGAAGGGTGTTATCAATCTTGATGAAGAAGAGGAGTCTGTTCTTGCTTGTGCTGAAGAAGAATCCAACAACAACAATGATCACACACTGCTGGCTCGTGTCCTCACCAGGAAATCAGTTTTCCTGTCCACTTTACAGAAGCAAATGAAGCAACACTGGGATGGTCGTTTCCCTGCAAAAATTTCAGAAAAAGAACCAGAGTTGTTTATGATCTCCTTTGGCTGTGAAGGAGATAAAGAAAGAGTCCTGACTCAAGAGCCATGGCACTTCCAAAATCACCATATTGTTCTTTATAAACCTACTCCTCTACAGAATGTAACTCCTTCAGACCTTAAATTCTCTCCTTTTTGGATACAAGTTTATCGACTACCCTTTCTTAGCAAATCAAGGGGTCTAGCAGTGGCTTTAGGAAACATTATTGGGGAATTTCTTGAGGTCTATACTGATTCTCTTAATGAAGGTTGGGGACCTTTTTTGCGCATTCGAGTCAACATCGATGTCACTAAACCATTGAGAAGAGGAAGGAACATAAGATTGCAGCAAGTTAAGGACAAATTTTGGGTGGAATTTCGATATGAACGGCTTCCCGAATGGTGTATGGAATGTGGTTGTCTTGGCCACCCTTACCAAAAATGTCAAACTTTCCTTGAACTTTTGGACAATGGTATCGAACCAGAACTTGCATATGGACCAGAAATTAAAGGTGCGGCTCTCCCATCCTTGGGTTATGATCGATATAGGACTGATTTCTCTAAAGGTAATGCCTGGCCTCTACTTACTCGTTTGGCAAGAAAAACTATTGTCGACACCATCCCATCTTTTCCAATCCGTAACCAACCCCAGCCTCGACAACTCCTCTATGGAGAATCTTCAAATGCTGGAAATCCGCCTCATAAAGTCTCGACAGATGTGGGTATAGATGAATCACAAAACTCTCCACTTTTAGCCAATATGAACAGCAATAGGCCTCTTTCTTTTGCACCAGCAACTCTGGCTGCTGCATCTTTGGTTCCTAAGAATGTTCACTTGCCAATACCAGCAATAAATGATTTTTCTGGTGTACATCAGCAAAAGCAAAAAGTGGATTCCACTAATTACTCTGCATCAGCATTTGTGGCCGATCCTTTGGGCAAGAATAAAGGCATATCTGAGGCCACTACTAATTTGAATTTTCATGGTCTGCCTATTATTTCGAAGCCTCACGGTTTGCAGATACATGGTGCTTCCAAATCAACACTTGTGGATGAAATCTCTACCAAAATGAACCTAAAAAAAGGCACGAGCAACTCACCTTTCAACACAGTGTCCCCTGCATCTCCTAATGAGAGTAATCTCTCTGATCTTTATATGCCTAATGTCGGACAGCAAGCAGGGATTGTTGCTACATATCCGCCTGAAACTATGCACACTCAGCCACTTAATGTGAGATCTGCTGCAACTTCACAGCACATTCAATACCCCACAATGACAGATTCTACAATCTGTATGCTTCCTACTGGTGCTGATTGTGACAAAGAGAACAGTTCTCCTAATCGTGCGAACAAGAGACTTCCTGAGAAATTGTCTTTACGCAAAACACTCAAGCGATGTAGGGGTCCCAAACCTATCCTCTCAACTTCGGAGTTGTCTACCGATGCTGAGATGTATCAGCATGTTTCTGAAATTGCAACAGATTCAACTGATAATTTGGACAACGATGCAGAGGCTGTTCTTCAGCCCCGCAAACAGCCATGAAAATTATTAGCTGGAATGCGCGTGGTCTGGGGAATCCTAGCGCATTCAGACAACTTCGTTTGCTTGTTCAACAGCAAACTCCTCATGTTTTATTTCTTATGGAAACAAAGTTAGCTTGTAATGTAGTTTCTCGTTTTCGTCAATCTTTAAAGTTTAATAATGGACTAGAAGTCCCTAGAGTAGGCTTAAGTGGGGGTCTTATGCTTTTATGGAAAGACAATGTTGATGTAACTCTTCTTAATTTTAATGCAAATCTCTTTGATTGTTACATGAAGTGTGACACTGGGCCAACTTGGCATTTCTCTGCTTTCTATGGAGCACCTGAAACTCAAAACCGAATTCACACTTGGACACTTCTTGAGCGTTGCAAAGATGTTGCACCTTTGATGCCTTGGTTGGTGATAGGTGATTTTAATGAAATCCTATCCAATCAAAATAAACTTGGTGGTGCCTTACGAAGCGAAGCGCAAATGGACAAGTTTCGGAATGTTTTAGATTCTTGTTATCTTTATGAACAACCATTTGAGGGGGACCCGTACACGTGGATAAAAGGAAGGCTTAATACTAATGCTACTAAGGAGAGACTTGACTGGTGTTTTGTTAATGATCAATGGCAACAAAGTTTCAAA
This region of Cannabis sativa cultivar Pink pepper isolate KNU-18-1 chromosome 7, ASM2916894v1, whole genome shotgun sequence genomic DNA includes:
- the LOC115698206 gene encoding protein DETOXIFICATION 44, chloroplastic, which translates into the protein MALNFSQKLLCLHTVHTHKTNPLSKSQSIVRNPICSVRFRNRSLLKSSPQKNSTTSKEPELEITPGDDTPPRLSISDSGFSSLRRFSDGIFKFEGLFPEIMSIALPAALALAADPITSLVDTGFVGHIGSAELAAVGVSVTVFNVIAKFFNVPLLNVTTSFVAEEQASANKSNENLSQIGYDFQGERQSKTYLPSVSTSLSLAAIIGIAEAVALFLGSGFIMNIMGVPVDSPMWIPAQKFLTLRAFGAPPIVIALAAQGTFRGFKDTKTPLYAIVAGNLLNAILDPILIFSFGLGIEGAAISTVISEYLIAFILLWKLSGEMLLIPANIDGRRIFKYLTSGGLLVGRTIAVLTPITLATSMAAREGPINMAGYQICTEVWLAISLLTDALALAGQTLLASGYSERNYEQSRRVIYSILQIGLVMGTGLAIILFLGFGAFSSLFTTDSEVLDVALSGSLFVAASQPMNALAFVIDGLYYGVSDFAYAAYSMVFAGLISSVFILAAAPAFGLAGIWAGLFLFMTLRVGAGIWRLSTKSGPWERIWDTPELESE
- the LOC115698208 gene encoding dehydration-responsive element-binding protein 2A; translation: MASEVSDKNKKLRKRRNGSESIADTLAKWKNYNDQLSSIENGKGYLKTPAKGSKKGCMRGKGGPENSDFYFRGVRQRTWGKWVAEIREPHNGVSSNKKGSRLWLGTFATAIEAATAYDEAAKAMYGPVALLNFPENMAADSTEQATKIEETEEDEELDLDIKHNYDYAEADFVKGSVEKQDCFRGFSQAAQNSCTSTKTVNEDMEIDVKDIITSNEHSNTGLYSARDCELANDVRMVERLENFSGSAAGSSRRDNYLQTRGTTETLAREPELYRSLDQMEETQLIPSYDFDFLTPDYDFGLAEEQEKLHLWFP